The Bos taurus isolate L1 Dominette 01449 registration number 42190680 breed Hereford chromosome 13, ARS-UCD2.0, whole genome shotgun sequence genome contains a region encoding:
- the COMMD3 gene encoding COMM domain-containing protein 3 (The RefSeq protein has 1 substitution compared to this genomic sequence) has product MELSEYVQKGFQMLADPGSFDSNTFTLLLRAAFQSLLDAQADEAVLDHPDLKHIDPVVLKHRHAAAATYILEAGKQRADRSTLSTYLEDCKFDSERIELFWTEYQNNRNSLEILLGSIGRSLPHITDVSWRLEYQIKTNQLDKMYRPAYLVTLNVENTDSRSHPEISFSCNMEQLQDLVGKLKDASKSLERATQL; this is encoded by the exons ATGGAGCTTTCGGAGTATGTGCAGAAAGGCTTCCAGATGCTGGCCGATCCCGGCTCCTTCGACTCCAACACCTTCACGCTTCTCCTCCGGGCGGCTTTCCAGAGTCTGCTGGACGCCCAGGCGGACGAGGCCGTGTTAG ATCACCCAGACTTGAAACATATCGACCCAGTGGTTTTAAAACATTGTCATGCAGCAGCTGCAACTTACATACTGGAGGCTGGAAAGCAAAGAGCTGACAGATCAACTCTAAG cacttatCTAGAAGACTGTAAATTTGACAGCGAGAGAATAGAATTGTTTTGGACGGAATATCAg AATAATAGGAATTCCCTAGAAATCCTACTGGGAAG TATAGGCAGATCTCTCCCACATATAACTGATGTTTCTTGGCGTTTGGAATATCAGATAAAG ACCAATCAACTTGATAAGATGTACAGACCTGCATATTTGGTGACCTTAAATGTAGAG AACACTGACTCCCGATCCCACCCAGAGATTAGTTTTAGTTGCAACATGGAACAATTACAG GACTTAGTAGGAAAACTTAAAGATGCTTCGAAAAGCCTGGAAAGAGCAACTCAGTTGTAA